The following proteins come from a genomic window of Enterobacter chengduensis:
- the ldtE gene encoding L,D-transpeptidase LdtE, producing MKRASVITLLLLSSLGAVNSACAMDYPLPPAGSRLIGQNQTYTIQEGDNKLQTIARRFNTAAQVILETNNTIAPVNPAPGTVITIPSQMLLPDTPREGIVVNLAELRLYYFPPGENIVQVFPLGIGQLGLETPVTTTRVSQKIPNPTWTPTPGIRARSLEQGIKLPPVVPAGPNNPLGRFALRLGVGNGEYLIHGTSAPDSVGLRVSSGCMRMNAPDIKALFEQVRVGTRVQIINEPVKFSVEPDGKRYIEVHRPLAQVEGENPQVSPITHSADFATFVSQSGSDRALIDKALSRRAGIPVLVSSGSGPSASNSVLSVQNSRVSAAVAEEEGEKVTQ from the coding sequence ATGAAGCGCGCGTCTGTTATAACGCTATTACTCCTCAGTTCGCTCGGTGCCGTTAATTCGGCCTGCGCGATGGACTATCCCTTGCCGCCCGCAGGCAGTCGCCTGATTGGGCAAAATCAAACCTACACGATACAGGAAGGGGATAATAAGCTGCAGACCATCGCCCGCCGGTTTAATACGGCGGCGCAGGTGATTCTGGAAACGAACAATACGATAGCGCCGGTCAACCCCGCGCCGGGTACCGTGATTACCATCCCGTCGCAGATGCTGCTGCCGGACACGCCGCGCGAGGGCATTGTCGTTAATCTCGCAGAGCTTCGGCTTTACTACTTCCCGCCGGGTGAAAACATCGTTCAGGTCTTTCCGCTCGGCATCGGACAGCTGGGGCTGGAAACGCCGGTGACGACCACGCGCGTGAGTCAGAAAATCCCTAACCCTACCTGGACGCCCACGCCGGGCATCAGAGCACGCTCTCTCGAGCAGGGCATTAAACTGCCCCCGGTGGTTCCTGCCGGGCCAAATAACCCTCTGGGACGCTTCGCCCTGCGTTTAGGCGTGGGAAATGGGGAATATCTCATTCACGGCACCAGCGCGCCGGACAGCGTCGGCCTGCGCGTCAGCTCCGGCTGTATGCGGATGAATGCCCCGGACATTAAGGCCCTGTTCGAACAGGTGCGGGTGGGCACGCGGGTACAGATTATCAATGAACCCGTGAAGTTTTCCGTGGAGCCGGATGGTAAACGCTATATAGAGGTTCACCGCCCGCTGGCGCAGGTTGAAGGTGAAAATCCGCAGGTTTCGCCCATTACCCATTCCGCAGACTTCGCGACCTTTGTTTCTCAGTCCGGGAGCGATAGGGCGCTGATTGATAAAGCCCTGTCACGTCGTGCCGGGATCCCGGTATTGGTGTCGTCGGGCAGCGGTCCGTCGGCCAGCAATAGCGTGTTGTCGGTGCAGAACAGCCGGGTATCCGCAGCGGTCGCGGAAGAGGAAGGGGAGAAGGTGACGCAGTAG
- a CDS encoding methionine ABC transporter ATP-binding protein encodes MIVLSNISKVFDNGKVALTAVDNVNLTIAQGQIYGIIGYSGAGKSTLIRLLNGLEKPSTGSVTVNGQDISAAKGEALRQARLKISMVFQHFNLLWSRTVRENIAFSMQIAGVPKAKIAARVAELVELVGLKGREHAYPSQLSGGQKQRVGIARALANNPDVLLCDEATSALDPQTTDQILDLLLDINRRFNLTIVLITHEMHVVRKICDRVAVMENGKVVEEGDVLSVFTHPQQPITQQFVRQVSQYAEEETFNTELANDLEGTVIRLTFTGHSTHKPIVGELTLRYGLPFNILHGKMTQTAHGVFGQLWVHVAASDEQLNNILADLQHSDIEGEVIKHG; translated from the coding sequence ATGATTGTACTGAGCAATATTTCGAAGGTTTTTGACAACGGAAAGGTGGCACTCACTGCCGTTGATAACGTCAATTTGACGATAGCACAGGGACAGATTTACGGAATTATCGGCTACAGCGGGGCAGGTAAAAGCACGCTGATTCGTCTGCTCAACGGTCTGGAAAAACCCAGCACCGGCAGCGTCACCGTTAACGGACAGGACATTTCGGCGGCAAAGGGTGAAGCGCTGCGTCAGGCCCGCCTGAAGATCAGCATGGTGTTTCAGCACTTCAACCTGCTGTGGTCGCGCACGGTGCGCGAAAACATTGCGTTCTCTATGCAGATTGCCGGCGTGCCGAAAGCAAAAATCGCCGCCCGCGTTGCGGAGCTGGTGGAGCTGGTTGGCCTGAAGGGGCGTGAGCATGCCTATCCGTCGCAGCTGAGCGGCGGACAAAAGCAGCGCGTGGGTATTGCCCGTGCCCTGGCGAACAACCCTGACGTGCTGCTCTGCGATGAAGCCACGTCCGCGCTCGACCCGCAGACCACCGATCAGATCCTCGATCTGCTGCTGGATATCAACCGTCGTTTCAACCTGACCATCGTGCTGATCACCCACGAGATGCACGTGGTGCGCAAGATCTGCGACCGCGTGGCGGTAATGGAGAACGGTAAAGTCGTGGAGGAGGGCGACGTGCTGAGCGTCTTTACCCATCCGCAGCAGCCGATTACGCAGCAGTTTGTCCGCCAGGTAAGCCAGTACGCCGAGGAGGAAACCTTCAATACCGAACTGGCAAACGATCTGGAGGGTACGGTCATCCGACTGACCTTTACCGGGCACAGCACGCATAAGCCGATCGTGGGTGAACTGACCCTGCGCTACGGCCTGCCGTTTAACATCCTGCACGGGAAAATGACGCAAACCGCCCACGGCGTTTTCGGGCAACTCTGGGTGCACGTCGCGGCATCCGATGAACAACTGAACAATATCCTC
- the lpp gene encoding murein lipoprotein Lpp: MNRTKLVLGAVILGSTLLAGCSSNAKIDQLSSDVQTLNAKVDQLSNDVNAMRSDVQAAKDDAARANQRLDNQATKYRK, encoded by the coding sequence ATGAATCGTACTAAACTGGTACTGGGCGCGGTAATCCTGGGTTCTACTCTGCTGGCTGGTTGCTCCAGCAACGCTAAAATCGATCAGCTGTCTTCTGACGTTCAGACTCTGAACGCTAAAGTTGACCAGCTGAGCAACGACGTGAACGCAATGCGTTCCGACGTTCAGGCTGCTAAAGACGACGCAGCTCGCGCTAACCAGCGTCTGGACAACCAGGCTACTAAATACCGTAAGTAA
- the pykF gene encoding pyruvate kinase PykF: MKKTKIVCTIGPKTESEEMLSKMLDAGMNVMRLNFSHGDYAEHGQRIQNLRNVMSKTGKKAAILLDTKGPEIRTIKLEGGNDVSLKAGQTFTFTTDKSVVGNSEIVAVTYEGFTSDLSVGNTVLVDDGLIGMEVTAIEGNKVICKVLNNGDLGENKGVNLPGVSIALPALAEKDKQDLIFGCEQGVDFVAASFIRKRSDVVEIREHLKAHGGEKIQIISKIENQEGLNNFDEILEASDGIMVARGDLGVEIPVEEVIFAQKMMIEKCVRARKVVITATQMLDSMIKNPRPTRAEAGDVANAILDGTDAVMLSGESAKGKYPLEAVGIMATICERTDRVMTSRLDFNNDSRKLRITEAVCRGAVETAEKLEAPLIVVATQGGKSARAVRKYFPDATILALTTNETTARQLVLSKGVVAHLVEEIASTDDFYIQGKELALESGLAQKGDVVVMVSGALVPSGTTNTASVHVL; the protein is encoded by the coding sequence ATGAAAAAGACGAAAATTGTTTGTACTATCGGCCCGAAAACCGAATCTGAAGAGATGCTGAGCAAAATGCTGGACGCCGGCATGAACGTGATGCGTCTGAACTTCTCCCATGGCGATTACGCTGAACACGGCCAGCGCATCCAGAACTTGCGCAACGTGATGAGCAAGACCGGTAAAAAAGCCGCCATCCTGCTGGACACCAAAGGTCCTGAAATCCGTACCATCAAGCTGGAAGGCGGCAACGACGTCTCTCTGAAAGCGGGCCAGACGTTCACCTTCACCACGGATAAATCCGTTGTGGGTAACAGCGAAATCGTTGCCGTGACCTACGAAGGCTTCACCAGCGATCTGTCCGTCGGCAACACCGTGCTGGTCGACGATGGTCTGATCGGTATGGAAGTCACCGCTATCGAAGGCAATAAAGTTATCTGTAAAGTGCTGAACAACGGCGACCTGGGCGAAAACAAAGGCGTTAACCTGCCGGGCGTTTCTATCGCGCTGCCAGCACTGGCTGAAAAAGACAAACAGGACCTGATCTTCGGTTGCGAACAGGGCGTTGACTTCGTTGCAGCGTCCTTCATCCGTAAGCGTTCCGACGTGGTTGAGATCCGTGAGCACCTGAAAGCGCACGGCGGCGAGAAGATCCAGATCATCTCCAAAATCGAAAACCAGGAAGGCCTGAACAACTTCGACGAAATCCTCGAAGCGTCTGACGGCATCATGGTAGCCCGTGGCGACCTGGGCGTTGAAATCCCGGTTGAAGAAGTGATCTTCGCGCAGAAGATGATGATCGAGAAATGCGTTCGCGCGCGTAAGGTGGTTATCACCGCCACGCAGATGCTGGACTCAATGATCAAAAACCCACGCCCAACCCGCGCAGAAGCAGGCGACGTGGCTAACGCCATCCTCGACGGTACCGATGCGGTCATGCTGTCCGGCGAATCTGCTAAAGGGAAATATCCACTGGAAGCGGTCGGCATCATGGCGACCATCTGTGAGCGTACCGACCGCGTGATGACCAGCCGTCTGGACTTCAACAACGACAGCCGCAAGCTGCGTATCACCGAAGCCGTCTGCCGCGGTGCGGTAGAAACTGCTGAGAAACTGGAAGCGCCGCTGATTGTGGTTGCGACTCAGGGCGGTAAATCTGCGCGCGCCGTGCGTAAATACTTCCCGGATGCCACTATCCTGGCCCTGACCACCAACGAAACCACCGCGCGTCAGCTGGTGCTGAGCAAAGGCGTCGTTGCCCACCTGGTCGAAGAGATCGCTTCTACTGACGATTTCTACATTCAGGGTAAAGAGCTGGCGCTGGAAAGCGGCCTGGCGCAGAAAGGCGACGTTGTCGTTATGGTTTCTGGTGCGCTGGTACCAAGCGGAACGACCAATACTGCATCCGTTCACGTGCTGTAA
- a CDS encoding pyridoxal-phosphate dependent enzyme, whose protein sequence is MTIYHSVTELIGRTPLIQLHKLDTGPCSLFLKLENQNPGGSIKDRVALSMINEAERTGQLQPGGTIIEATAGNTGLGLALIAAQKGYSLLLVVPDKMSREKIFHLRALGAQVVLTRSDVNKGHPAYYQDYARRLANELPGAFYIDQFNNDANPLAHRTTTAPELYEQLEGKIDAIVVGVGSGGTLGGLQAWFAEHSPQTEFVLADPAGSVLADQVETGRYRDAGAWLVEGIGEDFIPPLAHIEGVSRAWRITDREAFATARDLLKTEGILAGSSSGTLLAAALKYCQAQTAPKRVVTFACDSGNKYLSKMFNDDWMRQQGLITRPQAGDLSDYIALRHDEGATVTAAPDDTLSTVLARMRLYDISQLPVLENGKVVGIVDEWDLLRHIGGDGDRFALPVTAAMTRQVEFLDKRAPESALHAIFDRGLVAVINDNDRFLGLITRSDVLTAWRNRLQQ, encoded by the coding sequence ATGACGATTTATCACTCCGTCACCGAACTGATTGGCCGTACCCCGCTTATCCAGCTGCATAAGCTTGATACCGGTCCCTGCTCGCTGTTTCTGAAGCTGGAAAACCAAAATCCGGGCGGTTCGATTAAGGATCGCGTTGCGCTGTCGATGATCAACGAAGCGGAGCGCACCGGCCAGCTGCAGCCTGGCGGCACGATTATTGAGGCCACGGCGGGGAATACCGGCCTCGGTCTGGCCCTGATCGCCGCCCAGAAGGGCTACTCGCTGCTCCTGGTGGTGCCGGACAAAATGAGCCGCGAGAAGATTTTCCACCTGCGCGCGCTGGGTGCCCAGGTGGTGCTGACCCGCTCCGACGTTAACAAGGGCCATCCTGCCTATTATCAGGATTACGCCCGGCGTCTGGCGAACGAACTGCCCGGCGCGTTTTACATCGACCAGTTCAACAACGACGCCAACCCGCTGGCGCACCGCACCACCACGGCGCCGGAACTGTACGAGCAGCTTGAGGGCAAGATTGACGCCATCGTGGTCGGCGTCGGCTCAGGCGGTACGCTGGGCGGCCTGCAGGCGTGGTTCGCCGAGCACTCTCCGCAAACGGAGTTTGTGCTGGCTGACCCGGCCGGATCGGTGTTGGCCGACCAGGTAGAGACCGGGCGCTATCGCGATGCGGGCGCCTGGCTGGTTGAGGGAATTGGCGAAGACTTTATTCCTCCGCTGGCCCACATTGAAGGGGTGAGTCGCGCCTGGCGCATCACCGACCGCGAGGCCTTCGCCACCGCGCGCGATCTGCTGAAAACGGAAGGCATTCTGGCGGGCTCGTCGAGCGGTACGCTGCTGGCGGCCGCGCTGAAGTATTGCCAGGCGCAGACCGCGCCGAAGCGCGTGGTGACCTTCGCCTGCGACAGCGGGAATAAATATCTCTCGAAGATGTTCAACGATGACTGGATGCGCCAGCAGGGGCTCATCACGCGCCCTCAGGCCGGCGATCTCTCCGACTACATTGCCCTGCGCCACGATGAAGGTGCCACCGTCACCGCCGCCCCGGACGACACGCTCTCAACCGTCCTGGCGCGCATGCGCCTGTACGACATCTCCCAGCTGCCGGTGCTGGAGAACGGCAAGGTAGTGGGCATTGTCGACGAGTGGGATCTCCTGCGGCACATCGGCGGCGACGGCGATCGCTTCGCGCTCCCGGTGACGGCAGCCATGACGCGTCAGGTCGAATTTCTTGATAAACGTGCCCCGGAAAGCGCCCTGCACGCCATCTTCGACCGCGGCCTGGTGGCCGTGATTAATGACAACGACCGTTTTCTCGGTCTGATTACGCGCAGCGACGTTCTGACCGCCTGGCGCAACCGTCTTCAGCAATAA
- a CDS encoding trans-sulfuration enzyme family protein, whose amino-acid sequence MKNLATLSVHSGEFNDQHGAVMPPIYATSTFAQPSPGEHTGYEYSRSGNPTRHALETAIAQLEGGTRGYAFASGLAAISTVLELLDKDSHIVAIDDVYGGTYRLIENVRKRSAGLQVSWVKPDDLAGLEAAIRPDTRMVWVETPTNPLLKLADLAAIAAIARRHNVISVADNTFASPAIHRPLASGFDIVVHSATKYLNGHSDVVAGLAIVGDNPALAEKLGYLQNAVGGVLDPFSSFLTLRGIRTLALRVEKHSSNALTIAQWLDRHPLVEKVFYPGLESHPQYQLARTQMALPGGMISVVVKGDAQRATEVIRSLKLFTLAESLGGVESLVSQPYSMTHASIPLEQRLANGIVPQLIRLSVGIEDPKDLIADLSQALQK is encoded by the coding sequence ATGAAAAACCTGGCCACCCTGAGCGTACACAGCGGCGAGTTCAACGACCAGCACGGCGCCGTCATGCCCCCGATCTACGCTACTTCGACGTTTGCGCAACCGTCGCCCGGCGAGCATACCGGCTATGAGTATTCCCGCAGCGGCAACCCGACCCGCCACGCGCTGGAAACCGCCATCGCCCAACTGGAGGGCGGCACGCGCGGCTACGCCTTTGCCTCCGGGCTCGCGGCCATCTCAACGGTGCTTGAGCTGCTGGACAAAGACAGCCATATCGTCGCCATTGATGACGTTTACGGCGGGACGTATCGCCTGATTGAAAACGTGCGCAAGCGCAGCGCCGGCCTGCAGGTCAGCTGGGTTAAGCCGGACGATTTAGCGGGGCTTGAGGCCGCCATCCGCCCGGATACCCGTATGGTATGGGTAGAAACGCCAACCAACCCGCTGCTGAAGCTGGCGGACCTGGCGGCCATCGCGGCGATCGCCCGCCGTCATAACGTCATCAGCGTGGCGGATAACACCTTCGCGTCGCCGGCGATCCACCGTCCGCTGGCGTCCGGTTTCGATATCGTGGTGCACTCCGCCACCAAATACCTGAACGGCCACTCTGACGTGGTGGCCGGGCTGGCGATTGTCGGAGATAACCCCGCGCTGGCGGAGAAGCTCGGCTATCTGCAGAACGCGGTGGGCGGCGTTTTGGATCCGTTCAGCAGCTTTCTGACCCTGCGCGGTATTCGCACGCTGGCGTTGCGGGTAGAAAAGCACAGCAGCAACGCGCTGACGATTGCGCAATGGCTGGATCGGCATCCTCTGGTCGAAAAGGTGTTCTATCCCGGCCTGGAATCGCATCCGCAGTATCAGCTTGCCCGCACGCAGATGGCGCTCCCCGGTGGGATGATTTCCGTGGTGGTCAAAGGCGATGCGCAACGCGCCACGGAGGTGATCCGCAGCCTGAAGTTGTTCACCCTCGCGGAAAGCCTGGGCGGCGTGGAAAGTCTGGTGAGCCAGCCCTACAGCATGACGCACGCCTCGATTCCGCTGGAGCAACGGCTGGCAAACGGCATTGTGCCGCAGCTGATCCGTCTTTCAGTGGGGATTGAAGATCCCAAAGACCTGATTGCCGATCTCAGTCAGGCGCTGCAAAAATAA
- the sufE gene encoding cysteine desulfuration protein SufE, whose amino-acid sequence MAELPDKDKLLRNFSRCANWEEKYLYIIELGQRLPPLGEEAHSPANSIQGCQSQVWIVMAQSDDGTIELRGDSDAAIVKGLIAVVFSLYQQMSAQDIVAFDVRPWFEKMALTQHLTPSRSQGLEAMIRAIRAKAAILS is encoded by the coding sequence ATGGCGGAACTGCCGGATAAAGATAAATTGCTGCGTAACTTTTCGCGTTGCGCAAACTGGGAAGAGAAGTATCTCTATATCATTGAGCTGGGGCAGCGCCTGCCGCCGCTCGGCGAAGAGGCGCATAGCCCGGCGAACAGCATTCAGGGCTGTCAGAGCCAGGTGTGGATTGTGATGGCGCAGTCGGATGACGGCACTATCGAATTACGCGGCGACAGCGATGCGGCCATTGTTAAAGGGCTTATTGCGGTCGTCTTCAGCCTTTACCAGCAGATGTCGGCGCAGGATATCGTCGCGTTTGATGTTCGGCCGTGGTTTGAAAAAATGGCCCTGACCCAGCACCTCACGCCGTCCCGTTCTCAGGGGCTGGAAGCGATGATTCGCGCCATTCGCGCCAAAGCGGCAATCCTTAGCTAG
- the sufS gene encoding cysteine desulfurase SufS, whose amino-acid sequence MSFPVEKVRADFPVLTREVNGLPLAYLDSAASAQKPNQVVDAEAEFYRHGYAAVHRGIHTLSAEATQRMENVRTQLAAFLNARSPEELVFVRGTTEGINLVANSWGNAQVHAGDNIIITQMEHHANIVPWQMLCERVGAQLRVIPMNVDGTLQLEQLDALLDDRTRLVAVTQVSNVLGTENPVAEIVEKAHQAGAKVLIDGAQAVMHHAVDVQALDCDFYVFSGHKLYGPTGIGVLYVKEDILQAMPPWEGGGSMIATVSLTEGTTYARAPWRFEAGTPNTGGIIGLGAAVSYVSAIGLDAIQEYEQLLMHYALAELASVPDLTLYGPADRQGVIAFNLGKHHAYDVGSFLDNYGVAVRTGHHCAMPLMAFYQVPAMCRASLVMYNTTEEVDRLVAGLKRIHQLLG is encoded by the coding sequence ATGAGTTTTCCCGTCGAGAAAGTACGGGCAGATTTTCCGGTTCTGACCCGTGAAGTTAACGGTCTGCCGCTGGCCTATCTGGACAGCGCGGCCAGCGCCCAGAAGCCGAATCAGGTGGTGGATGCGGAGGCCGAATTTTATCGCCACGGCTACGCCGCCGTGCACCGCGGTATCCATACCCTGAGCGCCGAGGCGACCCAGCGGATGGAAAACGTGCGCACGCAGCTGGCCGCTTTCCTCAATGCCCGTTCGCCTGAAGAGCTGGTCTTCGTGCGCGGAACCACCGAAGGGATCAACCTGGTTGCCAACAGCTGGGGCAACGCGCAGGTCCACGCGGGGGATAACATCATCATCACCCAGATGGAGCACCACGCCAACATCGTGCCGTGGCAGATGCTCTGCGAGCGCGTGGGGGCGCAGCTTCGTGTGATCCCGATGAATGTCGACGGGACGCTGCAGCTCGAGCAGCTTGACGCGCTGCTGGATGACCGCACGCGGCTGGTGGCGGTTACCCAGGTGTCCAACGTGCTGGGAACGGAAAACCCGGTGGCAGAGATTGTTGAGAAAGCCCATCAGGCTGGCGCGAAGGTGCTGATTGACGGCGCCCAGGCGGTGATGCACCACGCCGTTGACGTCCAGGCGCTGGACTGCGATTTCTACGTGTTCTCAGGCCATAAGCTTTACGGGCCGACCGGGATTGGCGTGCTGTACGTGAAAGAAGATATCCTGCAGGCGATGCCGCCGTGGGAAGGTGGCGGGTCGATGATCGCCACCGTCAGCCTGACGGAAGGCACGACCTATGCCCGCGCACCGTGGCGTTTTGAGGCGGGGACGCCCAACACCGGCGGGATTATCGGCCTGGGCGCGGCGGTCTCTTACGTCTCTGCAATTGGCCTTGACGCCATCCAGGAGTACGAACAGCTGCTGATGCACTATGCGCTGGCGGAGCTTGCCAGCGTGCCGGATTTGACCCTTTATGGGCCTGCCGATCGTCAGGGGGTGATTGCGTTCAATCTCGGGAAGCATCACGCCTATGACGTGGGCAGTTTCCTCGATAATTACGGCGTGGCCGTGCGCACCGGTCACCACTGCGCTATGCCGCTGATGGCGTTTTACCAGGTACCGGCCATGTGCCGCGCGTCGCTGGTGATGTACAACACAACGGAAGAGGTCGACAGGCTGGTGGCGGGGCTTAAGCGCATCCACCAGCTGCTGGGCTAA